The following are encoded in a window of Schistocerca nitens isolate TAMUIC-IGC-003100 chromosome 9, iqSchNite1.1, whole genome shotgun sequence genomic DNA:
- the LOC126203906 gene encoding uncharacterized protein LOC126203906, whose protein sequence is MQDRFCRESSVQELTQIVAQQTSGAGSTVDYRAALEDRLTIVQQLARSANSETAGFLLVSFDKLIKEMRAGIASQKELVGPHFPVTSAPPNETCRIQRQFQSVRKTCEKKEHSFATPSCAEIETIIQDLLGSGNSS, encoded by the coding sequence ATGCAAGACAGGTTCTGCAGAGAGTCATCTGTGCAGGAGTTAACACAAATAGTTGCTCAGCAGACTTCAGGTGCTGGCAGCACTGTTGACTACCGAGCTGCTTTGGAAGACAGGCTGACTATTGTGCAACAATTAGCAAGAAGTGCTAACAGTGAAACTGCTGGCTTCCTCCTTGTGTCATTtgataaattaattaaagaaatgagGGCAGGCATTGCATCGCAAAAAGAACTCGTTGGTCCACATTTTCCAGTAACTTCAGCTCCACCAAATGAGACATGCAGGATTCAGAGACAGTTCCAATCAGTAAGAAAGACATGTGAAAAGAAGGAACATTCATTTGCAACACCATCCTGTGCAGAAATTGAGACCATTATACAAGACCTCTTGGGAAGTGGAAACAGTAGCTGA